One segment of Babesia bigemina genome assembly Bbig001, chromosome : II DNA contains the following:
- a CDS encoding WD domain, G-beta repeat containing protein, putative — protein MDTLTPFTATYRLRRLLTSCSGGTRCGCVLQGRVGSPSSGVPETSRDSEILVTGGNEGHIGIWILSDDGNVDLVNEFIGHDGIVMDLIGSCVVDSRIESEDSPHEGAGKTVSGISLSFYTCGRDRMIHRFDLSGRKLMTFKGHEDVVCSMQEFSNGRDLVSGSWDGTAIVWDALTGAIKYRLGGNPYKYSVYCNTKSDGTILTGMTNGDVCCWENGRLGKAQRVHDGVVRAISVKDNTILTCSNDCSVRKYSDDMDLIYTIPAAHQNFVYDVRHSNNFPIFFTSSEDKQVGIWDLSNGILLHLLSFESSIWKVGYCLQPTHLQVVETQRQGIIIIPLNGSISLWQLAQDSTTVLNAPQVKVVEGPTLNVARKAIVTGGSFEMIMFRQANGVKALERLTVFNRSKSSAVGLHGNPEHCYCRFVFQKAILRLLM, from the exons ATGGATACTTTGACCCCCTTTACAGCAACGTACCGCTTGAGACGTCTGCTTACCAGTTGTTCAGGGGGAACGCGCTGCGGTTGTGTTCTCCAAGGTAGAGTTGGATCTCCCTCATCTGGCGTGCCGGAGACCTCAAGGGATTCAGAGATACTTGTAACTGGAGGCAATGAAGGGCACATTGGCATTTGGATACTTTCAGATGATGGTAATGTTGACTTAGTCAACGAATTCATTGGTCACGATGGGATTGTTATGGATTTGATTGGTAGCTGTGTGGTGGATTCCCGCATCGAGAGCGAGGATTCTCCGCATGAGGGTGCGGGAAAGACCGTGTCAGGTATTTCATTGTCATTCTACACATGTGGAAGAGATCGGATGATCCATAGATTCGATTTATCAGGTCGCAAACTTATGACTTTCAAG GGACACGAAGATGTGGTCTGCAGCATGCAAGAGTTTTCGAATGGGAGAGATCTCGTAAGTGGCAGCTGGGATGGCACTGCAATAGTTTGGGATGCTTTGACGGGAGCAATTAAGTATCGCCTTGGTGGAAACCCATACAAGTATTCCGTATACTGCAACACGAAATCAGATGGCACCATACTCACTGGGATGACTAACGGTGACGTGTGTTGTTGGGAAAACGGGAGACTTGGCAAGGCGCAGAGGGTTCATGATGGAGTCGTTCGTGCAATAAGTGTTAAGGACAACACTATCCTGACATGCTCAAACGACTGCAGCGTTCGGAAATACTCCGATGATATGGATCTAATTTACACAATACCAGCTGCTCATCAAAATTTTGTGTACG ACGTACGGCACTCAAACAATTTCCCAATATTTTTTACTTCTTCGGAGGACAAACAAGTGGGCATATGGGATCTAAGCAACGGCATCCTGCTACATCTGTTATCATTCGAATCATCAATATGGAAGGTGGGTTATTGTTTACAACCGACGCATCTGCAGGTGGTTGAAACGCAACGCCAAGGTATTATTATTATCCCTCTGAATGGCAGCATTTCCCTCTGGCAGCTCGCACAGGACTCAACCACTGTTCTGAATGCACCACAGGTAAAAGTTGTTGAGGGTCCAACCTTGAACGTTGCCCGTAAAGCAATAGTCACGGGAGGATCATTCGAAATGATTATGTTTAGGCAAGCAAACGGTGTGAAGGCCTTGGAACGTTTAACTGTCTTCAACAGAAGTAAATCATCAGCCGTAGGTTTACATGGCAACCCTGAACATTGCTATTGCAGATTTGTCTTTCAGAAAGCGATTTTAAGACTATTAATGTAG
- a CDS encoding ribosomal L39 protein, putative, which yields MGALKSTTLKRHLGKKMKQNRPLPHWFRLKTDNKIRYNAKRRYWRRTKLKV from the exons ATG GGGGCCCTCAAATCAACTACTCTTAAAAGGCATTTGGGTAAGAAAATGAAGCAAAATCGTCCATTGCCGCACTGGTTCCGTCTCAAGACAGACAACAAGATTCG GTACAATGCTAAAAGGAGGTACTGGAGACGCACCAAACTTAAGGTGTGA
- a CDS encoding membrane protein, putative, with translation MHNVAGFICASKRIGTSDLGHFTDGSIASKKRVFVSRDQMLTSVLYSPKAISDELEIGERCSEGFTLREHRDKSCSGVNYYKVVSKAYKVLSDPTLRAMYDANLKSSAYNRESPNCANVMTGSWLDCHADEDYVMENDSNCDTTSASSYSPENKMTVLSGRPRNIFGSNGKSFVRDYSVSEDLDIVTEVGVGLMDLIFGGTVEVSLNKFGNCQNFSCDFYVATSVCLILFMIAKIISADNENEYFEGQKVCTTAASDYADGVLGVTIDVKTFCGTKHVNVPQGTQHCDEVLVGNYEGIEHVIKIHVSLPIEPSQEEISLLSKIRDLKQRN, from the exons ATGCATAATGTTGCAGGTTTCATCTGTGCGTCTAAAAGGATAGGGACATCAGATCTAGGACATTTTACAGATGGCTCCATTGCTTCCAAAAAACGCGTGTTTGTAAGCCGTGATCAAATGTTGACGAGTGTGTTATATTCTCCCAAAGCGATAAGTGATGAATTGGAGATAGGTGAGCGATGTTCCGAAGGGTTCACGTTACGTGAGCATAGGGATAAATCTTGTTCCGGAGTAAATTACTACAAGGTTGTGTCC AAGGCCTATAAAGTCCTGTCTGATCCTACATTGCGTGCAATGTATGATGCAAACTTAAAGAGTTCCGCGTACAATAGGGAATCACCGAATTGTGCTAATGTGATGACCGGCTCGTGGCTTGATTGTCACGCTGATGAAGACTATGTGATGGAAAACGATAGCAACTGTGACACTACCTCTGCTTCCAGCTACTCTCCCGAAAACAAAATGACAGTTTTGAGTGGGCGCCCGAGGAACATTTTTGGAAGTAATGGCAAATCCTTTGTTAGGGATTATTCCGTTTCGGAAGATCTTGATATTGTTACTGAAGTTGGTGTAGGTCTGATGGATTTAATTTTTGGAGGCACTGTAGAAGTCAGTCTTAATAAATTTGGCAATTGCCAAAATTTCAGCT GTGACTTCTACGTTGCGACTAGTGTATGTCTAATTTTATTCATGATTGCCAAGATCATTTCTGCCGATAACGAAAACGAATATTTTGAAGGTCAGAAAGTGTGTACGACGGCTGCTTCGGATTATGCAGACGGTGTACTAGGAGTAACG ATAGACGTCAAGACATTTTGTGGCACCAAGCATGTAAATGTGCCCCAAGGAACACAGCACTGCGATGAGGTGCTAGTTGGAAATTATGAGGGTATCGAGCATGTTATTAAAATACACGTATCGCTACCCATTGAACCGTCGCAAGAGGAAATTTCGCTACTTAGTAAGATCAGAGATCTGAAACAACGAAATTAA